A genomic window from Desulfobulbaceae bacterium includes:
- a CDS encoding ABC transporter ATP-binding protein, giving the protein MLKVEKLSKRFATYQAVDSISLDVQNGEIFGFLGPNGAGKTTTIKMLAGLLKPDAGSITINGLDLARAPNECKKITGYIPDRPFLYEKLTGSEFLRFIASLYGQDNRRTEENGQKFLELFDLLKWQDFLIESYSHGMRQKLIITAAFMLEPPLIIVDEPMVGLDPKSARVVKELFKEHARNGGAVFLSTHSMEVAEELCDRLAIIVEGKLIASGSLDSIRQQAAKEGSTLEDIFLQLTGAFELQEVIKALR; this is encoded by the coding sequence GCTGAAAGTCGAAAAATTATCAAAACGCTTTGCAACCTATCAGGCGGTGGACTCTATATCTCTTGACGTGCAAAATGGAGAAATCTTCGGGTTTCTTGGCCCCAATGGTGCCGGTAAGACCACCACCATAAAAATGCTGGCCGGCTTGTTAAAACCTGATGCTGGCAGCATTACTATCAACGGTCTTGATCTTGCCAGGGCACCAAATGAATGTAAAAAAATAACCGGCTATATCCCTGATCGTCCTTTTCTTTATGAAAAGTTAACCGGTTCGGAGTTCTTGCGATTTATCGCCAGTCTCTATGGCCAAGATAACAGGCGGACAGAGGAAAATGGCCAGAAATTTTTAGAACTTTTCGACCTGCTGAAGTGGCAGGATTTTCTCATTGAAAGCTACTCCCACGGCATGCGCCAGAAATTAATCATAACGGCAGCCTTTATGCTGGAACCGCCGCTAATTATTGTTGACGAACCAATGGTTGGTTTAGATCCGAAAAGTGCCCGCGTGGTAAAGGAGCTTTTTAAAGAGCATGCTAGAAACGGCGGCGCTGTTTTCCTTTCAACCCACTCCATGGAGGTTGCCGAAGAGTTATGCGACCGGCTCGCAATTATTGTGGAGGGCAAGCTTATTGCCTCCGGCAGCCTCGATTCGATACGCCAGCAGGCCGCGAAAGAAGGATCAACTCTTGAAGATATTTTTCTG